TTCCCGGAGATGAGAGCACGCCTCTCCAGGGCACGGCGATACATGTCTCTTCAGGACAGGAGGCTGCGACGCAGGCTCATAACTGACCGTTCTTTCCTCCGAGGTCCTATCATCGGCGCAGGTTAATCCGGCGTTCAACCCCGGGAGACAGAAGAAGAGAAAGCCGGATAATATGCTGAGCGCAAAAAAGTCTTTCAATGGAAATTCCTCACATGGTCTTGAGCGGAAGTTATAATTAAGTATATCAATATTCCCCTTGATATTCAACACAAATTTGACGATGGGATAGGCATATCGTTTATAATTCAGTAATGGAAACGATTATACGGAGAAAGGTCTGCAGGCATACCGACGGGACATCAGAACTGAGTGATGACAGCCTTGCCCTTGAGAAGAAGGTGCGGATATCAGTCAACGATAGAGAGATCATAAGCCTCTATTGCACACCGCTTATGATAAGGGAGCTTGTTGTAGGTCTCCTTATGACGGAAGGGATCATACAGGGGAATTGGTGCGCCGATAGGATGGGCATCGAGTACGGTGACGAAATACGGGTGAATATCCCCGCAGAAGGTGAGGTTTCGATGGAGGGCAAGACGGTGACATCCGGCTGTGTTGGTGGCATCACATTTGATAAGAAGATCGAGTCGGGGCCTATCCACGATGCCTTTACCATAAATAAGGCTGACCTTAAGAACATCTATGGGGAGTTCCAGCGCAAATCGGAACTCTATAAAATCACGGGATGTATCCATAGCGCAGCCCTTTCCGACGGGAGGTCTTTGATCTGCTTTGCCGAGGATATCGGCAGGCATAACGCGGTCGATAAGGTTATCGGATACGCCGTTCTTGAACACATACCTCTTTCAGGCAAGCTCCTGCTTGCCAGTGGGAGGATCTCTTCTGAAATAGCGACAAAATGTTCCCGCTGGGGCATCCCTCTCCTCGTGACGCGGACTGCCCCGACGCACCTTGCTGTCGAGATAGCCGAGAGGATGCATGTTACCCTGGTCGGATTCATGAGGGGCAACCGCTTTAATGTCTACACACATCCTGAGAGGATCGGGCGGTAAGGAGTCTTCGCCGAGGAACATTTTTCTCTACGTCATTTTATCGCATACTTCTGCAGCCTGTGCCGGAAAGACCTGAACGACAGTCTGAGCAGCGCCGCGGCTTCGGTCTTCACGCCGTTCGTCAACCTCAAGGCTTCGAGGAGATATCGTTTTTCTATCTCTTCGATGATCTCATCCAGGTTCACCTTGCCATCCATCGTGATTTCCGGCAATCCCTGCATCGGGGAAGAGGGAATATTCAGCTCCGCCGGTAAGTCTTCTGCGGGAATTTCATCCTTGTCGGTCAGGAGAAGGACCCTCTCGATGACATTTTCAAGTTCCCTGACGTTGCCCTTCCACGGATAATTGATAAGGATCTTCATCGCGGCCGGTGACAGGTATCTCGTCCTCGACGGTGAAAGCTTCGTGATAAAGTGCTCAACGAGCTGAGGAATATCATCTTTCCTCCTTCTCAGAGGAGGGATGCGGAGGGGGATGACATTTAACCGGTAATAGAGATCCTCGCGAAACCGGCCCGCTGCAACCTCATCGCTGAGGTTCTTATTCGTAGCCGATACAATCCTGACGTCAACCTTCAGGTCACCGGTGCCGCCCACGCGACGGAAGGTTCCGTTCTCGATGATTCTTAAGAGCTTAGACTGCAGACTCAGCGGCATCTCGCCTATTTCGTCGAGGAACAGCGTTCCCCTGTCCGCCACCTCAAAAAGACCCTGCTTGTTCTGAATGGCACCGGTAAAGGAACCCTTCATGTGACCGAAGAGCTCGCTCTCGAGGAGACCTTCGGGAAATGCGGCGCAGTTTATCGCGACAAAATTGTTCTCCTTTCGAGAACTGAGATTGTGGAGCGCGGTAGCGACGTACTCCTTTCCCGTCCCGCTCTCTCCCGATATGAGGACATTGGAATTGCTCTGAGCTATCTTGGGAAGCGTACCGAGAAGTTCCTGCATCTCCGGGCTCTTGTAAAAGATGTTGCCGAGTTCGAAGGTCGTCCGTATCTTTTCGCGGAGGATCGAGACCTCCCCCCTCAGTTTTCGTTTCTCGATGGCCCTCCTCACCGTGAGCCGTATCTCGTCGATCTTGAAGGGCTTATGGATGTAATCATACGCACCGAGCTTCATCGCTTCAATGGCTGACTCAGTGGTGCCGAAGGCAGTCATCATGATTACCAGTGTCTCTGGTGCCGTCTCTTGTGCCTTTCTGAGTATTTCGAACCCGTCGGCCCCGGACATCTTTATGTCGGTGATGATGAGGTCGAAGATATCCCGGTTCAAACAAGTAAGCCCCTCCTTTCCGTCATGGGCAAGGCAGACGTCATAACCTTCTCCGTCGAGAAGGATTTTCAGGACCTCACGCAGGTTCTTCTCGTCTTCTATGACGAGAATTCTGCTCCTAGATTCTTCCATGCGTTCTCCCTTCAAGAATCTCCATTGAGTCTTTTCCTTCCCGTGAAGGAGATTTTTTCATCGGGATCAGGACCTCAAACCTCGTCCCCGTCCCGCCGGTGCTGTCGACACGTATGCCGCCACCGTGCTCTTCGAGTATGCGGTAAGCGATCGAGAGACCGAGACCCGTTCCCTTTTCTTTCGTGGTAAAGAATGGATAGAAGATATCCTCCAGGTTTTCCTGTGGAATCCCGACCCCCGTGTCTTCAAAAAAAATGGTCAGGCTTCCTTCAGACTTCTTGGTGCCGATAGTCACAGCTCCTCCTTCTGGCATCGATTCTACCGCATTCATCGCAAGGTTCAGAAAGACCTGGCGCAATTTTCCGGGGTCGCCGTAAAGGTCGCAGCGGCCGTTAAAATCCTTTTTTATTGTTATCGAGGGTGTGCTTACCGTAGCACTCTTCATGAGTTCGACGGTATCGTCGAGAATCCGATGGATGTCGAACCAGGAAAACTCCGGCGGCATGGGTCTCGAGTAACTGAGAAAATCGGATATTATCTTATTCAGACGGTCCATTTCACTGACGGCGATATCCATGAGTTTTTCGCCGTGGTCTCGCGAGAGCGCCCCTTCCTTAAGCATCTCGATGGAGCCCTTCAGGGAGGCGAGGGGGTTTCGTATCTCGTGGGCCATGTTCGTGGAGAGTTCCCCGATTGCGGCAAGTGTCGCCTTGCGTTTTACCTCGGCCTCGAGGTTCTTGAGTTCGGTGATATCCTGGAAGATGCATATGTGGCCCGTTTTGTTCCCGTCGC
The sequence above is drawn from the Thermodesulfovibrionales bacterium genome and encodes:
- a CDS encoding sigma-54 dependent transcriptional regulator — protein: MEESRSRILVIEDEKNLREVLKILLDGEGYDVCLAHDGKEGLTCLNRDIFDLIITDIKMSGADGFEILRKAQETAPETLVIMMTAFGTTESAIEAMKLGAYDYIHKPFKIDEIRLTVRRAIEKRKLRGEVSILREKIRTTFELGNIFYKSPEMQELLGTLPKIAQSNSNVLISGESGTGKEYVATALHNLSSRKENNFVAINCAAFPEGLLESELFGHMKGSFTGAIQNKQGLFEVADRGTLFLDEIGEMPLSLQSKLLRIIENGTFRRVGGTGDLKVDVRIVSATNKNLSDEVAAGRFREDLYYRLNVIPLRIPPLRRRKDDIPQLVEHFITKLSPSRTRYLSPAAMKILINYPWKGNVRELENVIERVLLLTDKDEIPAEDLPAELNIPSSPMQGLPEITMDGKVNLDEIIEEIEKRYLLEALRLTNGVKTEAAALLRLSFRSFRHRLQKYAIK
- the fdhD gene encoding formate dehydrogenase accessory sulfurtransferase FdhD, with product METIIRRKVCRHTDGTSELSDDSLALEKKVRISVNDREIISLYCTPLMIRELVVGLLMTEGIIQGNWCADRMGIEYGDEIRVNIPAEGEVSMEGKTVTSGCVGGITFDKKIESGPIHDAFTINKADLKNIYGEFQRKSELYKITGCIHSAALSDGRSLICFAEDIGRHNAVDKVIGYAVLEHIPLSGKLLLASGRISSEIATKCSRWGIPLLVTRTAPTHLAVEIAERMHVTLVGFMRGNRFNVYTHPERIGR